The following is a genomic window from candidate division WOR-3 bacterium.
CGAGGATCGATTAAGAAGGCAGCAGAGAAAAGATGTAATATGCAGGATAACAAAAAGATCAATCTAATCATTTCATGATTACAATTTTTCTTACGATTGAGCAATCGCTTGTTTTGACCGCGATGAAATAAATGCCGGCAGATAATTTTTCTTTTCCAAGGTAGTAGCGGTGATAACCAGGCGAAAGGAGTTCATTCGCTATAGAATAGACACATTCCCCCGTTATATCGTAGAGATTCATCGTTACCAATGTCGGGTGAGGGATTGCTAACTGGAGCAACGGACCAACACCGGAAGGATTGGGAGTGAGGAGGTCTAAAGAGAATTGTGCGGGCAAATCGGTATATTCCTCGGCGCCGACCGCGCCAATGGTGAAACAATTATCACTCACATCATAACCAGTATTTGCGGAACGGTCATAGGCAAGCACCTTAATCAAACACTTATTAGAATTCATCTGGGGTATTATCCAATTATAAATAGAATCATTTGTATTGAAATGAGAAATCCGGTATGGATAGGTGAGACCACTATCAATGGAAAGATAGATGTTTAGACTGTCTATTCCAATATTATCGTTTGAATTCCAGCGAATTTGATGTAATTCATTCCAGTACCATATTTCACCACCGTTTGGCGCAAGCACATGGACTTGGGGTGATACTGGGTCATAGATGGTGAAGGGGTCATCAGATAAATCAACACCGATGTTATTATTTTTATCAAAGGCACGAATGCGCACTCGACACCGGTTAGAAGGAGTGGGCGGTATGGTCCAGAGATAAGTTGAATCACTACCTCCTGTGGTAGTGAGGTAAATCCAGGTATTTCCATTATCTGTTGAATATTCAATAACTGCTGAATCAATCGCAACATTGTCTCGAGCACGCCAAGAGACTAAGTAATTTTGGCCGATGTTCCAAATTTCACCGCCATTAGGGATAATGACCGTGACCTGCGGTTCCAAAAGGTCTGCCTGAAGTCGGCTGTAGAAGATATCCCAATTTCCCCGACGGTCAGATTGCCAGAAGACCCAGATATATCCGGAATCATCGGAGACAGCGACCGGCAATATGTCGCGCGAGCTGTGGTTGCTGATATTCATTGAATCACCCCAGGCTCCATTTTTATAATATTTTGCCCAGATTTCCCAATCACCGGTCCTATTGGATTGCCAGATGCACCAGAGAAAGCCATCTCGGTCAACGACAAGCGTTGGATGTTCATCACGGTTTGGATCGGCAACAACGGCGCGGGCATTAGACCAGACTGAACCATTGTAGTGGCTTTCATAGATATCTGTGTTCCCGTTACGCCAGGTTGTCCAGACGACCCAGACCATACCATCTCCAGAGACAGCAATTTTAGGATCCTGGTCCTGGGCAGGATTGCTCGTTATGCGATATAACCCTTCCCAATGACCAGTATTTGGATTATATCTTTTCACATAGATATTTCGATTGTATTGATAGCGTTCACTACACCAGGTTACCCAAGCGATTCCATTGCTATCAGTCGCCATCGCGGGGCGATAATCATTCGCGGAATCAGTAGTCACAGCAAACATCGGTTGCCAGGTTATTCCGTCAAAATAGCGGCAATAGATATCACCATTCAAATGTGTCCATCGTTCAAGACAGACCCAAAGTCTTCCGTCACCATCCTTGGTCATCGCTGGATACATATCATTGGAAGCTTTGGAACTGAGTTGCTCTTCAATGCTCCACTGATTGCCGAGATAGGCACTACCAAAGATGTCGTAATTCCGGCCGTATGCCCTTTGCCAGGTTAAATAAGGATTGCCTTGGGGATCAGTCCATAATGCAGGGGCAAAATCCCAGTAGAGATAGGGGCTAACAATCTGGACTGGACTCCAGACACCATTTGCATAATATGCGGCACAGATTTCGGTCCTTCCATTGGTCACTGAACGACCGGTTGTCCAAGCGCACCATAGGCGCTTAGCACCATCAATTGTGGTCGTGACAAAGGCATCGGTTTCAGGATGGGTATCAACCGGGGCAGGATTTGACCAGTTAAAGGAAGAAAGTGTAGGATTAAAATTCCGATCTTGAGTAGCAACATTTGTTCCAGATCTTTTCGGTTTTAAGGTCGGATCCCCAATGATACACATTCCATAAAACCAGTCCACATCATTTATGCCATATTGAATAAACCACTGTTTGAACGCCTGACCCACGGTTATCCCTGTATTCAGAGGCCCATAAAAACCACTGAAATTTAACATACTTCCAACCTTGGTAGAGCCGATCGCCAATAATCCATAAGTCGTATTGAAGATATAACAACTCCCTTCGCTGTTTTCTTCAATGAATCTTGTACCCGCGCATTGAAATAGATTCAAAAAAAGGAACGGAGGGTCTGCAAACCAGATTTCAAAATTAAATACAGTGCCTGCATACCCAGAGGTGTTCTTGAAGGTATTCCCCCACGGCGATGAATGGCTGCAAATTTGTACCCATTCATAGGGGTCCTCAAGACGGGTGCGGAAATCCGCGGCGGTGGTGGTGTTATACTGACGTACCACAACCACGGTATCATAGAGCAGGTTTAGATTACAGTTATTAAAACTATACCAGTCATCGTCAACATAGGCGAGTGCTTTCTGGGGTATGTTGAAGCCACCAGTCCGGTATTTATGAATTTTTGAAAGATAATTGTTCACCAGCCATATTTCATTCCCCCAGGTAACAGAATTAGCATAGATCCGACCTACATATATCTCGGGTGCCTTATTGCCCGTATGATTGTCAAAGAGGCCATCGTTATCTGCATCAACCCAGGTCCCGTTTAAATCCATGAAATAGAGTTCAATGGGAAATTCCTCCCGTCCTTCGCTTGATTCATATTCATACCAGGCAATGGGAACATTGCCAATGAATACCGCACCAACGAGCTGGCTATCTA
Proteins encoded in this region:
- a CDS encoding T9SS type A sorting domain-containing protein, translated to MKKFLELSLIFAIPFFISGEGITGIKRLKYVDPYDVQMTSYQEWAIKITKESFKIGKAYQSKIKAFRLPMFDIVVYAPLYPNIIDSLNTYITDLEAENYNVRVDTIRGWQPSQLRNHLASLIDSQLVGAVFIGNVPIAWYEYESSEGREEFPIELYFMDLNGTWVDADNDGLFDNHTGNKAPEIYVGRIYANSVTWGNEIWLVNNYLSKIHKYRTGGFNIPQKALAYVDDDWYSFNNCNLNLLYDTVVVVRQYNTTTAADFRTRLEDPYEWVQICSHSSPWGNTFKNTSGYAGTVFNFEIWFADPPFLFLNLFQCAGTRFIEENSEGSCYIFNTTYGLLAIGSTKVGSMLNFSGFYGPLNTGITVGQAFKQWFIQYGINDVDWFYGMCIIGDPTLKPKRSGTNVATQDRNFNPTLSSFNWSNPAPVDTHPETDAFVTTTIDGAKRLWCAWTTGRSVTNGRTEICAAYYANGVWSPVQIVSPYLYWDFAPALWTDPQGNPYLTWQRAYGRNYDIFGSAYLGNQWSIEEQLSSKASNDMYPAMTKDGDGRLWVCLERWTHLNGDIYCRYFDGITWQPMFAVTTDSANDYRPAMATDSNGIAWVTWCSERYQYNRNIYVKRYNPNTGHWEGLYRITSNPAQDQDPKIAVSGDGMVWVVWTTWRNGNTDIYESHYNGSVWSNARAVVADPNRDEHPTLVVDRDGFLWCIWQSNRTGDWEIWAKYYKNGAWGDSMNISNHSSRDILPVAVSDDSGYIWVFWQSDRRGNWDIFYSRLQADLLEPQVTVIIPNGGEIWNIGQNYLVSWRARDNVAIDSAVIEYSTDNGNTWIYLTTTGGSDSTYLWTIPPTPSNRCRVRIRAFDKNNNIGVDLSDDPFTIYDPVSPQVHVLAPNGGEIWYWNELHQIRWNSNDNIGIDSLNIYLSIDSGLTYPYRISHFNTNDSIYNWIIPQMNSNKCLIKVLAYDRSANTGYDVSDNCFTIGAVGAEEYTDLPAQFSLDLLTPNPSGVGPLLQLAIPHPTLVTMNLYDITGECVYSIANELLSPGYHRYYLGKEKLSAGIYFIAVKTSDCSIVRKIVIMK